A section of the Mesorhizobium loti genome encodes:
- a CDS encoding exodeoxyribonuclease VII small subunit, translating to MAAETNEDVKAMSFEQALDALEKIVDDLERGDVPLDQSIRIYERGEALKAHCDRLLKAAEDKVEKIRLSRDGKPVGTEPLDAD from the coding sequence ATGGCTGCTGAGACCAACGAAGACGTCAAGGCGATGAGCTTCGAACAGGCACTCGACGCGCTGGAGAAGATCGTCGATGATCTGGAGCGTGGCGACGTGCCGCTCGATCAGTCGATCCGGATCTATGAGCGCGGCGAGGCCCTGAAGGCGCATTGCGACCGGCTGCTGAAGGCGGCCGAGGACAAGGTCGAGAAGATCAGGCTATCGCGCGATGGCAAGCCGGTGGGAACAGAGCCGCTCGACGCGGACTGA
- a CDS encoding histone deacetylase family protein: MATRLYTHPIFLEHITPPGHPERPDRLRAIERVLDDEAFAELDRVKAPEGDEATILYAHPADFVARVRAAIPDEGIARIDADTTASPKSWQAVITAIGAANAAVDDVFAGRADNVFVAARPPGHHAEKTTAMGFCFFNTAAIAARYAQKKHGVERVAVVDWDVHHGNGTQDIFWDDPSVLYCSTHQMPLYPGTGAKSETGAGNIVNAPLAPRTGSEVFRDAFLSRVLPALDNFAPDLIIISAGFDAHHRDPLAEINLTEDDFDWATGQLMQRAARHSGNRLVSLLEGGYDLQGLAFSVAAHVGRLMKG; this comes from the coding sequence ATGGCCACTCGTCTCTACACGCATCCGATCTTCCTTGAACACATCACGCCCCCCGGTCACCCCGAGCGGCCGGACCGCTTGCGCGCCATCGAGCGCGTGCTTGACGACGAAGCCTTTGCCGAGCTTGACCGCGTCAAGGCGCCGGAAGGCGACGAGGCCACCATCCTTTACGCGCATCCGGCCGATTTCGTCGCGCGCGTGCGCGCCGCCATCCCCGACGAGGGCATTGCCCGCATCGATGCCGACACCACCGCCAGCCCGAAGAGCTGGCAGGCGGTGATAACCGCGATCGGCGCCGCCAACGCCGCCGTCGACGACGTCTTCGCAGGCCGCGCCGACAATGTCTTCGTCGCCGCCCGGCCACCCGGCCACCATGCCGAAAAGACCACGGCAATGGGCTTTTGCTTCTTCAACACGGCGGCGATCGCGGCCCGCTATGCGCAGAAGAAGCACGGCGTCGAGCGTGTCGCCGTCGTCGACTGGGATGTGCACCACGGCAATGGCACGCAGGATATTTTCTGGGACGATCCCTCGGTGCTCTATTGCTCGACGCACCAGATGCCGCTTTATCCTGGCACTGGCGCAAAGAGCGAGACCGGCGCCGGCAACATCGTCAATGCACCATTGGCGCCGCGGACCGGCAGCGAGGTGTTTCGCGATGCCTTCCTGTCGCGCGTCCTGCCGGCGCTCGACAATTTCGCGCCCGACCTCATCATTATTTCGGCCGGTTTCGACGCGCATCACCGTGATCCGCTGGCCGAGATCAACCTGACCGAGGACGATTTCGACTGGGCGACCGGCCAGCTGATGCAGCGCGCTGCCCGCCACAGCGGCAACCGGCTCGTCAGCCTGCTCGAGGGCGGTTACGATCTGCAGGGACTGGCATTTTCGGTCGCCGCCCATGTCGGGCGACTGATGAAAGGATGA
- a CDS encoding TetR/AcrR family transcriptional regulator yields the protein MHRPRKEMIAETRAKLIAAARQAFGTIGYAEASMDDFTASAGLTRGALYHHFGDKKGLLEAVIAEIDGEMAARVNEVASRAPTRWQRFVDECTTYIEMALEPEIQRIMFRDGPAVLGDPAQWSNANACVGSMTDHLTALQGEGVVVPGVDPETAARLINGASSQASQRIANSNDPEATSRKVVSAFKQLLEGLLKEPGPQSN from the coding sequence ATGCACAGACCCCGCAAGGAGATGATCGCCGAGACGCGCGCCAAGCTGATCGCAGCTGCGCGCCAGGCCTTCGGGACGATCGGATATGCCGAAGCGTCGATGGATGATTTCACGGCATCAGCCGGACTGACGCGCGGCGCGCTCTATCATCACTTCGGCGACAAGAAGGGACTGCTGGAGGCGGTTATCGCCGAAATCGACGGCGAGATGGCGGCTCGGGTGAACGAGGTCGCCTCGAGAGCGCCGACCCGCTGGCAGCGTTTCGTCGACGAATGCACCACCTATATCGAGATGGCGCTGGAGCCGGAAATCCAGCGCATCATGTTCCGGGATGGCCCGGCTGTGCTGGGCGATCCGGCGCAATGGTCGAATGCCAATGCCTGCGTTGGCTCAATGACCGATCACCTGACAGCCCTGCAGGGGGAAGGGGTGGTCGTCCCGGGCGTCGACCCTGAAACGGCCGCACGCCTTATCAACGGGGCGAGCAGCCAGGCGTCGCAGCGGATCGCCAATTCAAACGACCCCGAAGCCACGTCGAGGAAGGTGGTGTCGGCGTTCAAGCAACTGCTTGAGGGGCTGCTCAAGGAGCCGGGTCCGCAATCGAACTGA
- a CDS encoding MFS transporter — translation MQNPYSEIFRAPGAKGFAAAGFLARLPIAMAPIGIVAMLSQTRGEYWLAGAVSATFALANAFLAPQISRLVDRLGQTRIVVPTTIISVLAFLTLIASANQDWPVWTLFVSALLAAAMPSMPAMVRARWTELFRGRPEMNTAFAFESAADELVYIAGASLSVGLSAALFPEAGMLASTLFLALGSTAFILQRSTEPQVRPMGAGSSGSAIRLRPVQIITFALIFIGATFATTEVSTVAITKELGQPGAASLVIGVYALGSFVLGIIVGALNLKTPLQRQLAIAVAVIAVSTLLPLTAGTVPLLALTVFISGVAISPTFITAFGLIERHVPEAMLTEGITWVTTGIGIGMALGSFAAGAVVDAFGAQSGFWVSVAAGTIALATVLLGQRSLATRKCELEECDAAAVPAE, via the coding sequence ATGCAAAACCCTTACTCAGAGATCTTTCGCGCACCCGGTGCCAAAGGCTTCGCAGCCGCCGGTTTCCTGGCGCGCCTGCCGATCGCCATGGCGCCTATCGGCATCGTGGCGATGCTGTCACAGACGCGCGGCGAATACTGGCTGGCCGGCGCTGTCTCGGCGACATTCGCATTGGCCAACGCTTTCCTGGCGCCGCAAATATCAAGACTGGTCGACCGCCTTGGCCAGACCCGGATCGTCGTGCCCACCACAATCATCTCCGTGCTCGCATTCCTGACGCTGATTGCGTCGGCCAATCAGGACTGGCCAGTCTGGACGCTGTTCGTGTCGGCTCTGCTGGCCGCCGCAATGCCCAGCATGCCGGCGATGGTGCGCGCACGCTGGACCGAGCTTTTCCGCGGTCGGCCCGAGATGAACACCGCCTTCGCCTTCGAGTCGGCGGCGGATGAGTTGGTCTACATCGCCGGAGCATCGCTGTCGGTGGGCTTGAGTGCCGCCCTGTTCCCGGAAGCGGGCATGCTGGCGAGCACGCTGTTCCTTGCCTTGGGCTCGACGGCGTTCATCCTGCAGCGCTCGACCGAGCCGCAAGTGCGGCCAATGGGTGCAGGCTCGAGCGGCTCCGCAATTCGCCTGCGCCCGGTACAGATCATCACATTCGCCCTGATCTTCATCGGCGCCACCTTCGCGACGACGGAAGTCAGCACCGTGGCTATCACCAAGGAACTTGGCCAACCCGGCGCCGCCAGCCTCGTCATTGGCGTCTACGCGCTGGGGTCGTTCGTGCTCGGCATCATTGTCGGCGCGCTCAATCTGAAAACACCGCTGCAACGCCAGTTGGCCATCGCGGTAGCCGTCATCGCGGTCAGCACGCTGCTGCCGCTCACCGCCGGCACCGTGCCCCTTCTGGCACTCACCGTCTTCATCAGCGGTGTGGCCATCTCGCCGACCTTCATCACGGCATTCGGCCTGATCGAACGGCATGTGCCGGAAGCGATGCTGACGGAGGGCATCACCTGGGTGACCACGGGGATCGGTATCGGCATGGCGCTCGGCTCCTTCGCCGCCGGCGCCGTGGTGGACGCATTCGGCGCCCAGAGCGGGTTCTGGGTTTCAGTGGCGGCAGGCACCATCGCGCTGGCCACCGTGCTGCTCGGCCAGCGCAGCCTTGCCACCCGTAAATGCGAGTTGGAGGAATGCGACGCCGCTGCCGTTCCGGCCGAGTGA
- the ribB gene encoding 3,4-dihydroxy-2-butanone-4-phosphate synthase: MPYDQKKIVEAIRAFERGEIVVVMDDDGRENEGDLIVAAVHCTPEKMAFIVRNTSGIVCTPMPREEAKRLNLQPMVADNDSAHTTAFTVSVDFKHGTTTGISADDRTLTVRNLANGNVGASDFVRPGHIFPLIAREGGVLMRSGHTEAAVDLCKLAGLPPIGVISELVNDDGTVKRGPQVQAFAEEHGLKQVSVADLIAYRQRKETLVERVACSDIDTLGGKAQVFTYTLPWDTMHHVAVVFGDIRDGEDVPVRLHSEDVVTDVFGPSHRLDGIMKAMGERKRGVIVYLREGSVGVAHQERKRPASGDREDHEEARRRENEWREIGLGAQILKDLGISSINLIASRERHYVGLEGFGIHIAKTEIL; the protein is encoded by the coding sequence ATGCCTTACGATCAAAAGAAGATTGTCGAAGCCATCCGAGCCTTCGAACGTGGCGAGATCGTCGTCGTCATGGATGATGACGGGCGCGAGAACGAGGGCGACCTGATCGTCGCCGCCGTCCATTGTACGCCCGAGAAGATGGCCTTCATCGTGCGCAACACCTCCGGCATCGTCTGCACGCCGATGCCGCGCGAGGAGGCCAAGCGGCTCAACCTGCAGCCGATGGTCGCCGACAATGATTCCGCCCACACCACGGCCTTCACCGTCAGCGTCGATTTCAAGCATGGCACGACGACAGGCATTTCGGCCGACGACCGCACGCTCACCGTGCGCAACCTCGCCAACGGCAATGTCGGCGCCTCCGATTTCGTCCGCCCCGGCCACATCTTCCCCCTGATCGCGCGCGAAGGCGGGGTGCTGATGCGTTCGGGCCATACCGAAGCAGCCGTTGATCTCTGCAAGCTCGCCGGCCTGCCGCCGATCGGCGTCATTTCCGAACTGGTCAATGACGACGGCACCGTCAAGCGCGGCCCGCAGGTGCAGGCTTTTGCCGAGGAGCATGGCCTCAAGCAGGTGTCGGTCGCCGACCTCATCGCCTATCGTCAGCGCAAGGAAACGCTGGTCGAGCGCGTCGCCTGCTCCGATATCGACACGCTCGGCGGCAAGGCACAGGTCTTCACCTACACGCTGCCGTGGGACACGATGCATCACGTCGCTGTCGTTTTCGGCGACATCCGCGACGGCGAGGACGTGCCGGTGCGGCTGCATTCCGAGGATGTGGTGACCGACGTCTTCGGCCCTAGCCATCGGTTGGACGGCATCATGAAGGCGATGGGCGAGCGCAAGCGAGGCGTCATCGTCTATTTGCGCGAGGGTTCCGTCGGCGTCGCGCATCAGGAACGCAAACGGCCTGCAAGCGGCGACCGCGAGGATCATGAAGAGGCCCGCCGGCGCGAGAACGAATGGCGGGAGATCGGCCTCGGCGCGCAAATCCTGAAGGACCTCGGCATTTCCTCGATCAACCTGATCGCCTCGCGCGAGCGCCACTATGTCGGCCTCGAAGGCTTTGGCATCCACATCGCGAAGACCGAGATTCTCTAG
- the aroC gene encoding chorismate synthase, which translates to MSHNTFGHLFRVTTWGESHGAALGCVVDGCPPGIRFTRDEIQAELDKRRPGQSRFVTQRREPDEVKVLSGFVLDGDGQTMITTGTPVSMLIENVDQRSKDYGEIARQYRPGHADYTYDVKYGIRDYRGGGRSSARETAARVAAGALARKVVPGMVVRGALVSMGEKSIDRANWNWNFIGDAENPFFTPDPASVPVFTQYLDGIRKAGSSVGAVIEIVADGVPPGLGAPIYAKLDQDIASGLMSINAVKGVEIGNGFEAARITGEQNADEMRMGNDGKPVFLSNNAGGILGGISTGQAIIARFAVKPTSSILTPRKSIDKDGNDVEVMTKGRHDPCVGIRAVPIGEAMVACAIADHYLRHRGQTGKGGG; encoded by the coding sequence ATGTCTCACAACACGTTCGGCCACCTTTTCCGCGTCACCACCTGGGGCGAAAGCCATGGGGCAGCGCTCGGCTGCGTGGTCGACGGCTGCCCGCCGGGCATCCGCTTCACGCGGGATGAAATCCAGGCCGAACTCGACAAGCGCCGGCCGGGCCAGTCGCGCTTCGTCACCCAGCGCCGCGAGCCAGACGAGGTGAAGGTGCTGTCCGGCTTCGTCCTCGACGGGGACGGCCAGACGATGATCACCACAGGCACGCCGGTCTCGATGCTGATCGAGAATGTCGACCAGCGTTCGAAGGACTATGGCGAGATCGCACGCCAATACCGGCCAGGCCATGCCGACTACACCTATGACGTCAAATACGGCATACGCGACTATCGCGGCGGCGGCCGCTCCTCGGCCCGCGAGACGGCCGCGCGCGTTGCCGCCGGAGCGCTTGCCCGCAAGGTCGTGCCGGGCATGGTGGTGCGCGGCGCTTTGGTGTCGATGGGCGAGAAGTCGATCGATCGCGCCAACTGGAACTGGAATTTCATCGGTGATGCCGAGAACCCGTTCTTCACCCCCGATCCCGCTTCTGTTCCCGTCTTCACGCAGTATCTCGACGGCATCCGCAAGGCCGGTTCGTCAGTCGGTGCTGTGATCGAAATCGTCGCCGACGGCGTTCCGCCAGGTCTCGGCGCCCCGATCTACGCCAAGCTCGACCAGGACATCGCCTCCGGGCTGATGTCGATCAATGCCGTCAAGGGCGTCGAGATCGGCAACGGCTTCGAGGCCGCCCGTATCACCGGCGAACAGAATGCCGACGAGATGCGCATGGGCAATGACGGCAAGCCGGTGTTCCTGTCCAACAACGCCGGCGGCATCCTCGGCGGCATCTCGACCGGACAGGCGATCATTGCGCGCTTCGCAGTCAAGCCGACTTCATCGATCCTGACGCCGCGAAAGTCGATCGACAAGGACGGCAACGACGTCGAGGTAATGACCAAGGGCCGCCACGACCCTTGCGTCGGCATCCGCGCCGTGCCGATCGGCGAGGCGATGGTTGCCTGCGCGATCGCTGATCATTATCTGCGGCATCGAGGACAGACGGGGAAGGGAGGGGGATGA
- a CDS encoding DUF1344 domain-containing protein, producing the protein MRTLIGAVAAMLLCSTAAFAGQTEGLIKKIDKDALTLTLDDGKSYKLNAETDLDSLKPGMDIVIAYDVTNGENVVTDMQLPDSDTN; encoded by the coding sequence ATGCGTACCCTGATTGGCGCTGTTGCCGCCATGCTGCTTTGTTCCACCGCCGCCTTCGCCGGACAGACCGAGGGCCTGATCAAGAAGATCGACAAGGATGCGCTGACGCTGACGCTGGACGACGGCAAATCCTACAAGCTGAACGCCGAAACCGATCTCGACTCCCTGAAGCCGGGCATGGACATCGTAATCGCTTACGATGTGACCAATGGCGAGAATGTCGTGACCGATATGCAGTTGCCGGACAGCGACACGAACTAG
- a CDS encoding histidine phosphatase family protein: MYPLVYIVRHGQTAWNAEFRLQGQADTDLNALGREQATGNGHRLAQLVGDVRDFDFVASPMRRTRETMERIRAAMKLDPLAYRTDVRLVEVNFGDWQSFTFAELETQSPGASRSRALDKWNFQPPGEGAESYQMLLERVKPCFDELDRRTICVTHGGVMRTLFRFVLDMAEDEAANLEIPQDRVLKLEGHSLEWL; encoded by the coding sequence ATGTACCCGCTGGTTTATATCGTGCGCCACGGCCAGACTGCGTGGAACGCCGAGTTCCGGCTTCAGGGCCAGGCCGACACCGACCTCAATGCCCTTGGCCGCGAACAGGCAACCGGAAACGGGCATCGGCTGGCCCAACTTGTCGGCGATGTCAGGGATTTCGATTTCGTCGCCAGCCCGATGCGGCGGACGCGCGAAACGATGGAGCGCATCCGCGCCGCGATGAAGCTCGATCCGCTCGCCTATCGAACCGATGTCAGGCTGGTTGAGGTCAATTTCGGCGATTGGCAGAGCTTTACCTTTGCCGAGCTCGAGACGCAGTCTCCCGGAGCAAGCCGGTCACGTGCCCTGGACAAATGGAATTTTCAGCCACCCGGCGAGGGGGCGGAAAGCTACCAGATGCTGCTCGAACGGGTGAAGCCTTGCTTCGACGAACTCGATCGCAGGACGATCTGCGTGACGCATGGCGGCGTCATGCGCACCCTGTTCCGCTTCGTGCTTGACATGGCCGAGGACGAGGCCGCGAACCTGGAGATACCGCAGGATCGCGTGCTCAAGCTCGAAGGGCATAGTCTGGAGTGGCTTTAA
- the fabI gene encoding enoyl-ACP reductase FabI, giving the protein MAGGQGLMAGKRGLILGVANNRSIAYGIAKACVDHGAEIALTYQGEAFKKRVEPLAAELGAFVAGHCDVTDPASLDEVFANVAKHWGKLDFLVHAIAFSDKDELTGRYVETTRDNFLRTMDISVYSFTTIAKRAEALMTDGGSLLTLTYYGAEKVMPHYNVMGVAKAALEASVRYLAVDLGAKKIRVNAISAGPIKTLAASGIGDFRYILKWNEYNSPLKQTVTQEEVGDSGVYFLSDLSRGVTGEVHHVDSGYHVVGMKAVDAPDISTVKD; this is encoded by the coding sequence ATGGCGGGTGGACAGGGCCTGATGGCCGGCAAGCGCGGCCTCATTCTTGGCGTCGCGAACAACAGGTCGATTGCCTATGGCATCGCCAAGGCCTGCGTTGATCATGGTGCCGAAATCGCGCTGACCTATCAGGGCGAGGCGTTCAAGAAGCGTGTCGAGCCGCTGGCGGCGGAACTCGGCGCCTTTGTCGCCGGCCATTGCGACGTCACCGACCCGGCGAGCCTCGACGAGGTTTTCGCCAATGTCGCCAAGCATTGGGGCAAGCTCGACTTCCTCGTCCACGCGATCGCTTTTTCCGACAAGGACGAGCTGACCGGCCGCTATGTCGAGACGACGCGCGACAATTTCCTGCGCACCATGGACATTTCGGTCTATTCCTTCACCACCATCGCCAAGCGCGCCGAAGCGCTGATGACCGATGGCGGCTCGCTGCTGACCCTGACCTACTATGGCGCCGAGAAGGTGATGCCGCACTACAACGTCATGGGCGTCGCCAAGGCCGCGCTCGAGGCTAGCGTGCGTTACCTCGCCGTCGATCTTGGCGCCAAGAAAATCCGCGTCAATGCCATCTCCGCCGGGCCGATCAAGACGCTGGCCGCCTCCGGCATCGGCGACTTCCGTTACATCCTGAAGTGGAACGAATACAATTCGCCGCTGAAGCAGACGGTCACGCAGGAAGAGGTCGGCGATTCCGGCGTCTATTTCCTGTCCGACCTGTCGCGTGGCGTCACCGGTGAAGTGCATCATGTCGATTCCGGCTATCACGTGGTCGGCATGAAGGCGGTCGACGCGCCCGATATTTCGACGGTCAAGGATTAA
- a CDS encoding DnaJ C-terminal domain-containing protein — protein sequence MRDPYEVLGVAKNASAKDIKSAYRKLAKKHHPDQNPNDPKAKDRFAAANQAYEIVGDEKNRAAFDRGEIDADGKPRFQGFEGAAGGGDPFAGFRRQQGAGGSRFEFRSGRPGGDPFDGNSDIFSQIFGDAFSGARGAGAGDRRQPATAADLNVTLDITIEEAANAEKVTAMFPDGRKVAVKLPTFVEDGQTIRLKGQGEQGPGQPGDALVKIHIRRHPRYRIEGRDLHADLPVPLADAVLGAKVPVETPTGRLAVNVPAWSSSDKVLRLKGRGLPEKAGGHGDLYAHVRIMLPEGGDSALETLLRGQKG from the coding sequence ATGCGCGACCCGTATGAGGTGCTGGGCGTTGCAAAGAACGCATCGGCCAAGGACATAAAATCGGCGTACCGGAAACTCGCCAAGAAACATCATCCGGACCAGAATCCGAATGATCCCAAGGCGAAGGACCGTTTTGCCGCGGCCAATCAGGCCTATGAGATCGTCGGCGACGAGAAGAATCGTGCCGCTTTCGATCGCGGCGAGATCGATGCCGACGGCAAGCCGCGCTTCCAGGGGTTTGAGGGCGCCGCCGGTGGTGGCGACCCCTTTGCAGGGTTTCGCCGCCAGCAAGGGGCCGGTGGTTCGCGATTCGAATTCCGGTCAGGGCGCCCGGGCGGCGATCCTTTCGACGGCAACAGCGATATTTTCAGCCAGATTTTCGGCGACGCCTTTTCCGGTGCGCGCGGCGCGGGCGCAGGCGACCGTCGCCAGCCGGCGACGGCGGCCGATCTGAACGTCACGCTCGACATCACCATCGAGGAAGCGGCAAACGCCGAAAAGGTGACGGCGATGTTTCCCGATGGCCGCAAGGTGGCTGTCAAGCTGCCGACCTTTGTCGAGGATGGTCAGACCATCCGGTTGAAGGGGCAGGGCGAGCAGGGGCCGGGCCAGCCTGGCGACGCGCTGGTCAAGATCCATATCCGCCGTCACCCGCGCTACCGCATCGAAGGCCGCGACCTGCATGCCGATCTGCCGGTGCCGCTGGCGGATGCGGTGCTGGGCGCCAAGGTACCGGTCGAGACGCCGACCGGCCGGCTCGCGGTCAACGTTCCCGCCTGGTCGAGTTCGGACAAGGTGCTGCGCCTGAAGGGGCGGGGTCTCCCGGAAAAAGCCGGCGGCCATGGCGACCTCTACGCCCATGTGCGCATCATGCTGCCGGAAGGCGGCGACAGCGCGCTGGAAACGCTGTTGCGCGGCCAAAAAGGCTGA
- a CDS encoding RT0821/Lpp0805 family surface protein: MSRIAQAFDSRQWSVIASASAKAAIVAIALPLVGCGAGGFSLEKAEVDRSILTSSTSASSAPADSDRDSDQTTIGNAVSSADIEQLGGQAVPWANAGTGSRGSITELAELKDRGQTCRRFKASRESFDGVAMFEGELCLAGAGGWRMQGFKAL, from the coding sequence TTGTCGCGTATCGCGCAAGCTTTTGACAGCAGGCAATGGAGCGTTATCGCTTCGGCCAGCGCGAAAGCGGCGATCGTGGCAATCGCCCTGCCACTTGTTGGCTGTGGCGCAGGTGGATTCAGCCTGGAAAAAGCCGAAGTCGACCGCTCGATCCTGACCAGCAGCACCTCGGCTTCATCCGCCCCCGCCGATTCGGATCGCGACTCCGATCAGACGACGATCGGTAATGCGGTGTCCTCCGCCGATATCGAGCAACTCGGCGGCCAGGCCGTGCCGTGGGCGAATGCCGGCACCGGGTCGCGTGGCTCCATCACCGAGCTGGCGGAGTTGAAGGACAGGGGGCAGACGTGCCGCCGCTTCAAGGCCTCACGCGAAAGCTTTGACGGCGTTGCCATGTTCGAGGGTGAACTGTGCCTCGCCGGCGCCGGCGGATGGCGCATGCAGGGCTTCAAGGCGCTCTGA
- the pdxH gene encoding pyridoxamine 5'-phosphate oxidase, translating into MSDTELTSSDFTEAAEPFRLFAAWLDDATKSEINDANGVALATVDAEGMPDVRMVLLKGFDEGGFVFYTNFESAKGQEILGSMKAAMCFHWKSLRRQVRIRGPVEIVSDAEADAYYATRPRGSRIGAWASKQSRPLESRFALEKAVAEYTARYAIGEIPRPRHWSGFRIVPKTIEFWHDRPFRLHDRVVFSRNAKGGWDKTRLYP; encoded by the coding sequence ATGAGTGACACAGAGTTAACAAGCAGTGACTTTACCGAGGCGGCCGAGCCGTTTCGCCTCTTTGCCGCATGGCTGGACGACGCCACCAAGAGCGAGATCAATGACGCCAATGGCGTGGCGCTGGCTACCGTCGATGCCGAGGGCATGCCGGATGTGCGGATGGTGCTGCTCAAGGGGTTCGATGAAGGCGGCTTTGTTTTCTACACGAATTTCGAGAGCGCGAAGGGCCAGGAGATTCTTGGCAGCATGAAGGCGGCGATGTGTTTCCACTGGAAATCGCTGCGCCGCCAGGTACGCATTCGCGGCCCGGTGGAGATCGTCAGCGACGCCGAGGCCGATGCCTATTATGCGACGCGGCCGCGCGGCAGCCGCATCGGTGCCTGGGCATCGAAACAGTCACGGCCGCTCGAAAGCCGCTTCGCGCTGGAGAAGGCGGTCGCCGAATACACGGCGCGTTATGCCATCGGCGAGATTCCGCGGCCAAGACACTGGTCGGGTTTCCGCATCGTGCCGAAGACGATCGAGTTCTGGCACGACCGACCCTTCCGATTGCATGACCGGGTGGTCTTTTCACGCAACGCCAAGGGCGGCTGGGACAAGACGCGGCTCTATCCCTGA
- a CDS encoding crotonase/enoyl-CoA hydratase family protein gives MTDHILVERQGAIQIIRMNRPDKKNALTRAMYAKMSQTLASGDADPAIRVHVFLGVPGAFSSGNDLADFMVVATGGDGGTEVWDFLMALARVEKPIVSGVDGIAVGIGTTINLHCDLTFATPRTVFRTPFVDLGLVPEAGSSLLAPRVLGQQGAFALLGLGEGFSAERAKAAGLIYDVVEEAALEASVLAAAGQIAAKPPQALKIARDLMRGSRDDLVARIGEESEHFRERLKSDEARAALTAFMTRKK, from the coding sequence GTGACAGACCATATCCTCGTCGAGCGCCAGGGCGCCATCCAGATCATACGCATGAACCGCCCGGACAAGAAGAACGCACTGACGCGCGCCATGTACGCCAAGATGTCGCAAACCTTGGCCTCGGGTGACGCCGATCCGGCGATCCGCGTCCATGTGTTCCTCGGCGTGCCTGGCGCGTTCTCCTCGGGTAACGACCTTGCCGATTTCATGGTCGTGGCCACGGGTGGCGATGGCGGCACGGAAGTCTGGGATTTCCTGATGGCGCTGGCCAGGGTCGAAAAACCCATCGTCTCCGGCGTCGACGGCATCGCGGTCGGCATCGGCACCACGATCAACCTGCATTGCGACCTGACCTTTGCCACGCCGCGCACTGTGTTCAGGACGCCTTTTGTCGATCTTGGCCTGGTGCCCGAGGCGGGATCTAGCCTTTTGGCGCCGCGGGTCCTGGGGCAGCAAGGCGCGTTCGCGCTGCTTGGCCTTGGCGAGGGCTTTTCCGCCGAGCGTGCGAAGGCCGCCGGCCTGATCTACGACGTGGTCGAGGAGGCTGCGCTGGAGGCGTCGGTGCTGGCGGCTGCCGGCCAGATCGCGGCCAAGCCGCCGCAGGCGCTGAAGATCGCGCGCGATCTCATGCGCGGCTCGCGCGACGACCTCGTCGCGCGCATCGGCGAGGAAAGCGAGCATTTCCGCGAGCGGTTGAAGTCGGACGAGGCGCGCGCGGCGCTCACGGCGTTCATGACAAGGAAGAAGTAG